Proteins encoded by one window of Yersinia massiliensis:
- the nfo gene encoding deoxyribonuclease IV — translation MKFVGAHVSAAGGVDQAVIRAHEIKATAFALFTKNQRQWHAAPLTESVIEKFKQACEQYGYTSAQILPHDSYLINLGHPVTEALEKSREAFIDEMLRCQQLGLSLLNFHPGSHLLQIDVDKCLARIAESINIALDASEGVTAVIENTAGQGSNLGFKFEHLAAIIDGVEDKSRVGVCIDTCHAFAAGYDLRTEADCEHTFKQLGEIVGFQYLRGMHLNDAKSEFNSRVDRHHSLGEGNIGKTVFSYIMRDARFDNIPLILETVNPDIWAEEIAWLKSQTE, via the coding sequence ATGAAATTTGTCGGAGCACACGTTAGTGCCGCGGGGGGAGTCGATCAGGCGGTAATTCGAGCGCATGAGATCAAGGCAACCGCCTTTGCCTTGTTTACCAAGAATCAGCGCCAATGGCACGCAGCCCCGTTGACAGAAAGTGTCATAGAGAAGTTTAAGCAAGCTTGTGAGCAATATGGCTACACATCGGCTCAAATTTTGCCTCACGACAGCTATCTGATTAACTTGGGTCATCCGGTCACTGAAGCGCTAGAGAAATCTCGTGAAGCCTTTATTGATGAAATGCTCCGCTGCCAACAACTGGGGTTGTCATTACTGAACTTCCACCCCGGCAGCCATTTACTGCAAATCGATGTGGATAAGTGTTTAGCGCGGATTGCCGAATCAATCAATATCGCATTAGATGCCAGTGAAGGTGTCACGGCGGTGATCGAAAATACTGCCGGCCAAGGGAGTAATCTGGGCTTTAAGTTTGAACATCTGGCCGCCATCATTGACGGCGTGGAAGATAAAAGCCGTGTCGGCGTGTGTATTGATACCTGCCACGCTTTCGCTGCTGGCTATGATTTGCGTACTGAGGCCGATTGCGAGCACACCTTCAAGCAGCTCGGTGAAATTGTCGGTTTCCAGTATTTACGCGGTATGCATCTCAATGATGCGAAAAGTGAATTTAATAGCCGAGTGGATCGCCATCACAGCCTCGGTGAAGGGAATATCGGTAAAACCGTGTTCAGCTATATTATGCGCGATGCGCGTTTCGATAATATCCCGCTCATCCTAGAAACCGTCAATCCAGATATCTGGGCCGAAGAAATTGCTTGGTTGAAGTCGCAGACGGAATAG
- the yieE gene encoding DNA-binding transcriptional regulator YeiE: MHITLRQLEVFTEVLKSGSTTQASVVLALSQSAVSAALADLEGQLGVQLFDRVGKRLVTNEHGRLLYPKALALIDQTIEIEQLFLNDLGALRIAASSTIGNYMLPGMIAKYRRDFPGTPLELNIGNSQDVIEAVADFRDDMGLIEGPCHMPELKTQAWLQDELVVFAAPDNPLCHKMLTLDALAGADWILRERGSGTREVLDHLLLAKLPHFKLVMELGNSEAIKRAVRYGMGISCLSRRVIADQLASGELVELKIPLPTLVRTLYLIHHRQKHISNALQRFLSYCQEDN; this comes from the coding sequence ATGCACATAACCTTACGTCAACTTGAAGTCTTTACTGAGGTGCTGAAAAGCGGCTCGACGACCCAAGCCTCGGTTGTGCTCGCGCTTTCACAATCTGCAGTCAGCGCTGCGTTGGCGGATTTGGAAGGGCAATTAGGGGTGCAACTGTTTGATAGGGTCGGTAAGCGCTTAGTCACTAATGAACATGGGCGTTTGCTCTATCCCAAAGCCTTGGCGTTAATTGATCAAACGATTGAAATAGAACAACTTTTCCTGAATGACTTGGGTGCGCTGCGTATTGCAGCCAGTAGCACTATCGGCAACTATATGTTACCGGGCATGATTGCCAAATATCGGCGCGATTTTCCTGGTACGCCGCTCGAACTGAATATTGGTAACAGTCAGGACGTCATCGAGGCGGTGGCTGATTTTCGCGATGATATGGGGCTGATTGAAGGGCCTTGCCATATGCCGGAGTTGAAGACACAGGCATGGTTGCAAGATGAATTAGTGGTTTTTGCCGCGCCTGATAACCCGCTCTGCCATAAAATGCTCACACTTGATGCACTCGCTGGCGCGGATTGGATCCTACGTGAACGCGGATCGGGTACGCGGGAGGTGTTGGATCATCTGCTATTGGCAAAATTGCCGCACTTTAAATTGGTCATGGAGTTGGGCAATTCGGAAGCCATTAAGCGCGCAGTGCGCTATGGCATGGGCATTAGTTGTCTGTCGAGAAGGGTGATTGCCGATCAACTGGCGAGTGGGGAACTGGTTGAACTGAAAATCCCATTACCCACATTGGTTCGTACTTTGTATTTGATTCATCATCGGCAAAAACACATCTCTAATGCCTTACAGCGGTTCCTGAGTTATTGCCAAGAAGACAATTGA
- a CDS encoding YeiH family protein — MATSHTKELPRPQQFTLPRYLPGLVLTGVITGLALTVGDMPWFINMGLGALTLAIIFGIIVGNTLYPWVQPVCSDGVLLAKQHLLRLGIILYGFRLTFQQVADVGATGIMIDILTLSSTFILACWLGKRVFGLDQQTVMLIGAGSSICGAAAIMATEPVLKADASKVAVAVATVVIFGTLAIFVYPWLYQLNLHYQWLPFGQETFGIFAGSTIHEVAQVVAAGHAIGPDAENAAVITKMIRVMMLAPFLLLLSAYLGRSRVKSNATKREKSAITIPWFAVVFILVAGFNSLNLLPAAWVSHLITLDTILLAMAMVALGLTTHIGSIRQAGVKPILLALLLFIWLLVGGTGINLVVQHFAA, encoded by the coding sequence ATGGCAACGTCTCATACTAAAGAACTCCCTCGACCACAACAGTTCACCCTGCCCCGCTACCTTCCGGGCTTGGTGTTAACCGGTGTGATTACTGGGTTGGCACTGACAGTGGGTGATATGCCGTGGTTTATCAATATGGGTTTGGGTGCGCTGACATTGGCCATTATCTTCGGCATTATCGTTGGCAATACTTTGTACCCTTGGGTACAACCCGTTTGCTCGGATGGCGTCTTACTGGCCAAACAACATTTGCTCCGGTTAGGGATCATTTTGTACGGTTTCCGACTCACCTTTCAGCAAGTGGCGGATGTCGGTGCCACAGGTATTATGATTGATATTTTAACATTAAGTTCCACCTTTATCTTAGCCTGTTGGCTAGGTAAACGTGTCTTTGGTTTGGATCAGCAAACCGTGATGTTAATTGGTGCTGGCAGTAGTATTTGCGGTGCCGCCGCCATTATGGCCACAGAACCAGTACTGAAAGCCGACGCCAGCAAAGTCGCCGTGGCCGTCGCAACCGTGGTGATTTTCGGGACATTAGCCATTTTTGTCTACCCATGGCTGTATCAGTTAAACCTGCATTATCAATGGCTGCCGTTTGGTCAGGAAACCTTCGGTATCTTTGCCGGCTCGACAATTCATGAAGTGGCACAAGTGGTCGCTGCGGGTCATGCCATTGGCCCTGATGCTGAAAATGCTGCGGTCATTACTAAAATGATCCGCGTGATGATGCTAGCACCTTTCTTGCTGTTGCTTTCCGCTTATTTGGGCCGTAGCCGCGTGAAAAGCAATGCAACAAAACGAGAAAAAAGTGCCATCACCATTCCTTGGTTTGCGGTGGTATTTATTCTGGTCGCTGGGTTTAACTCACTGAATCTGCTGCCTGCTGCATGGGTGAGCCATTTAATTACGCTTGATACCATTTTATTGGCCATGGCAATGGTCGCATTAGGGCTCACCACGCATATCGGCTCTATTCGTCAGGCTGGGGTTAAGCCGATATTACTCGCACTGCTGCTATTTATCTGGTTGTTGGTGGGCGGTACAGGAATCAACTTAGTGGTACAACATTTTGCAGCATAG